TGCATTTGCGCTGCTCTTTGCAGCCAGCACGCCAGCCTGGGCCATTTACAAATGCGACGACGGGACAGGCAAACAGATCTTTCAAGACAGACCTTGCACCACTGGCAAGAGCTCAACCGTTGAAGTGCGGCCCGCATCTGGGCATGCGCCAAAGCCAAGCCCTGCAGCGACCGCTGCACCAATGGCGGGCCAGAGCACAGCACCCGCCGCCAAGCCAATGACCGAAGCTGACCGCATCAACGCGCAGACTGACCGCATGCGCAAGAGCGGTCGACTGAAAGACATCAATGAGCTCTATCTCGGCGGAGCCTACGACAACATCCAGCGCGTGCAGAACAACTGCCGCAAGGATCTTGATGCTCTGGCACAGCGAAAGGGATCTGCCATGAACAACCTGGCAGGCGCTACCTGGGAGCAATCGATCAGCGCAGAAATGCAGGCAGTGGCAACACGCTGCCAGGGCGAGCAACTAGCCGCTCAGAACGAGCTAGAGCGCTTGCGCAGCGAAAAAGCCCAGCTTGAAAAAGACCTGAGCAAATAGCCAGATCCACCCAACACAAGCCCGCACGGCACGCGCCCTGCGGGCTTTTTTTCGTCCATAGATCAGCATTGGGAGTATCAAAAATGTGAGCACTTAGCCAGCATGCGGCATGCATGCGCCTATCCCACGCAGGGCATCAGCGGAGCCATCTGGTGTGACAACTCAAGCAGGTCTGCCGCCGCAGAAATGGGTCTGAGGCGTCAGCTATCAGGAACTTCAGCGCAGGGATCGCACTCTACGTTGATGGCGACAGTGGTCACACCAGATGGTTTCAGTTTTCGCCGGGCCTGGGAGCTCTCCTCCCCCTCCGTATCACTTCCCCAGGCAGGCCCATCAGGGCACCGGCACTTTTCACCAGCCCGCCAGCAACCGCTGTGCGGGCTTTTCTTTGTCCAAGGAACAACCATGACCGCTAGCGACATCGCCTACCCCGCGCTCACCCACACCGAGCACGACCCTCTCCGAGTTTTGGCCTATTTCTTCATCCTGGCCGACGGTCACAGCCATGGCGCCGCACGGGCAGCAGCCGGGATGCTGCTGAGCTTCTACAACGGCTACCGCTTCCAGTTTGATCTGACCGATCTGCGCGTACTGGACGAAAGGCACCTGCAGATGGCCTTGGTGCTCATGAAGTTCGACGCGCTCATAAGGCGAGAGGTGCACGAACACCTCAACCTAATGTATGGCCGCACCGACTTTGGCATGCGCTTTGAGCACATCGCTCACAAGTGGCGCATGAAGGGCAAATGCAAACGCGACCACCTCAACCCTATCGAGCGTATCGCCCTGGCAGACCCTTTTAAGGACTGACCACCACATCCATCACCAAGCCCGCCACTGAGCGGGCTTTTCTTTTGCCCTCAACCGGAGAACCCATGCAAGCAACACGCACCACCTGGCCCAGCATGCGATGCACCAACCCGGCATTCGAGTACCGCGATGCCTTGCGCACCAACATTGCCGAGACCTTCGCCAAGGCCCGCGAGCGCATCGCAGCCGAGCAGGCAGCCCAGACTAAGAAGCAGCGCCGCCGCACCCAGCACGGCCCGGCACTGATGACCTTCAAGCGCGTGCGCGCCGGCACCACCAACCACCTGAATCTGCAGCTTTTCTAGGAGCCGCCGCCATGCGCGTTTTTGTCCTGACATGTGGCTGCGTCTCCATCCAGCACATTGCCCGCAGCGCCGCCGAAGCGTTTGACCACGGCTTTGTCGAGCTGGGCCACCTGGGTTTGGGGATCTCCTGCCGATGCATCCGATAGACACCGTGCTGCACGAGCTGCAGCACCGCGACCAACAGCGCAGCCGCCTGCTGCGCCGCATGCAGAGCCAGGCGGCAACCGCCGCCACGCCTGCCGCCTCTCTCAATACCTATTTTCAAACCGAGCTGCAGCAAGCGCTGCGCGCCATGAAGCATGCAAAGGAGCAACGCTATGCCCACCCGTTCAATCGTGATCTTCGGCCCCAAAGGCTGCGGTAAGGCCCGCCAGGCAGCACGCCTGCAGCAGCATTTCGGCCTCAGCAAGGTCTATGACGCCGACTGCGAAGGCCTGACCAGCGCCCGCCAGCTGCCGCGCCATGACACCCTGATCCTGGCCAACGCCCAGCCGCAGCACTGCCCCGTGCGCAGCATGAGCTTTGAGCAGGCTGTGCGCCAGATGGCCCAGGCACCCACACACGCCCATGGCTGAGGCTTTCAAGACCACCTGGGCCGGTGGCGAGGTGCTTATCCCCAAAGCCCAGGTAGAGGCCGAAGCCCGTGAGGCTTATCATGCAGGCCGCACGCCCAACGAGGCCTGCCCCTACCCCTTCCACACCGACGCCGGACTGCAGTGGCTGGCGACCTTCAATCTCTGCATACCACTGCCAGACGGCAGCCTGCCATGCGGCCACTGACCGCGCCACCCATCACAGCCCGCCACTGAGCGGGCTTTGTCATTTCTGGAGCCCAGGCCCATGGTCATCAAACACGTAATCTCTGTTTCAGGCGGCAAGGACAGCACTGCTTTGTTGGCTCTTGCACTAGAACGCTGTCCCGCCGAGAACGTTGTGCCGATCTTTTGTGACACCGGTAACGAGCATCAGGCCGTCTATGACTATCTGATTTATCTTGAGCAGGCACTGGGCGTCAGCATCACGCGCCTGAAAGCAGACTTCACTGAGCGCTTTGCTGTCCGGCGCATGTTCATCGCCCGCGATCAACGTACTCGCCGCGACAAGTCCGGCCGAAAGGTCCGCTGGAGTAACAAAGCAAAGCGCCGCGCCCTTGCAGTACTGCACCCCTCTGGCAATCCGTTCCTTGACCTTTGCATGCTAAAGGGTCGATTTCCGAGCCGAAAAGCCCAGTTTTGCACCGAGGAGCTGAAGCGAAACATGGCTGTGGAGTTCCAGCTAGGTCTACTGGACCAAGGGCACCGGGTAATCAGCTGGCAGGGAGTGCGCCGCGACGAATCCGCAGCTCGCCGCAATGCCAAGATGGCCGAGCGCATCGGTCCTGGCCTGCGGGCATTTCGTCCGCTGGTGGAGTGGACTGCGGCACAAGTCTTTGAATTCACTGGAGTCCGCTGCATCCACCCCAACCCGCTTTACCTGCAGGGTGCAGACCGCGTGGGGTGTATGCCCTGTATCAACTGCAGCAAGTCTGAGCTGCGCCAGATTTCCCAGCGCTGGCCTGAGCACCCAAAGCGTATAAGCGAATGGGAGCACATGGTCGGTCAGTGCAGCAAACGTGGTTACAGCACCTTCTTTACCGACAGCAACAAGGCGAAGGACCGCCGCAAGGTATTTGCAGACCTGAATGTCTGGACCCGCATCGAGTGGGCACAGACAACCCGAGGAGGCAAGCAGTTCGATCTGCTAGCCCAGCTCAATGAGCCCCACGCCTGTGCATCGTCATATGGCCTGTGCGAATGACCTAACCCATGCCCGCCACTGAGCGGGCTTTTCCATTTCTGGAGCCCTATGCTTACCCCTCAATTTGTGCTGGCACTGTCTGCCAAGCTGGTGATTGACCTGTTTGCCGGTGGCGGTGGTGCCAGCACAGGCATTGAGCAGGCCATCGGCCGCCCGGTTGATGATGCAATCAACCACGACGCCGATGCCATCGGCATGCATACGATCAATCACCCGCAGACGCGCCACCATCGCGCAGACATTCGTGAAGTCTGCCCGCGCACTGTCACGGGCGGCCGGCCAGTAGGCCTGCTTCACGCCTCACCAGACTGCACACACCACAGCCAGGCGCTGGGCGGGCAACCCCGATCCACGGAAATTCGCTCTCTGGCCTGGATCGTGATTCGCTGGGCTGGTGTCACCAGGCCCGATGTAATCACGCTGGAGAATGTCGAGCAAATGCTGCACTGGTCGCGTCTGATCGCCAAGCGCGACCCAGCAACGGGCCGAGTCATCACGCTGGACAAGATTACGGACGTCAACGGCAAAACGACTTACCGTGTGGCAGATCCGGGCGAGCGTGTGCCGCGTCGCAACCAGTTTCTCGTTCCCGACAAGAATCAGTTGGGAAAAACCTGGGATCGTTTTGTGCAGAGTCTCCGAGACCTTGGCTACAAGGTGGAATGGCGCGTGATATGCAATGCAGACCTGGGCAGCCACAGCACACGCACGCGCCTGTACATGATCGCCCGCTGCGATGGGCTGCCCATCATCTGGCCCGAGAAAACCCACGCAAAAAAGCCCGTGGGCAAACTCAAACCGCACATGCCGGCTGCCGACTGCATCGACTGGAGCATTCCCGGTGCCAGCATTTTCGGCCGCAAGAAGGATCTGGCCGAGGCCACGATGCGCCGCATTGCCCATGGCATGCAGAAGTATGTGATCGGCAGCAAGGATCCATTCATCGCCCCTGCTGCAGCAAACGCCGCCTTCATCACCAAATTCAACACCGGCTCTGTCGGCGTGGATCTGCGTGAGCCCGTGCCCACCGTGACGGCGGGCGGAAATCCAGTGCGGCCCGGTACCGGCACCACAATTGGACTGGTTGCCGCTTCCATGGTTCAGGTTGGGTATGGGGAGCGCAAGGGCCAAGAGCCGCGCACCATGGATATGGAATCAGCTATCGGCACCATGGTTGCAGGCAGCATCAAGCATGCGGTGGCGTCTGCATATCTTGTGCAGGCGGGTCACGGCGAAGGCTCAGGCGCCACAAAGCGCCGCAGCCACGGCACGAACGACATCACCGGGTCCGTGGGCACAGTGACGGCCAGCGGCGGCGGGCAGAGCCTTGCCACGGCCTTCATGGTGCAGGCCAACGGCGGATTCAACACCACGCCGGCTAGGGATCTGCGAGAGGGCATGTCCACGGTCACGACCAGCGGTAGCCAACAGCAGCTGATTACCGCCAAGCTGGAGCAGCAGAGCCTGAGTCCAGAGCATGAAGCTGGCGCCCTGCGCTGTGCTGCATTCCTCATGCGGTACCACGGCAGCGGCGGGCAGTGGTCTGATCTACGCGAGCCAGCAACGACCATCACCACGCGCGACCGCCTTGCACTGGTGACCGTATGGCTCAAGGGCGAGCCCTGGGTAATCGTAGACATCACGCTGCGCATGCTGGTGCCGCGCGAGCTCTACAACGCTCAGGACTTCCCGCCCAACTACATCATTGACCGCACGGCCGCAGGCAAGCTCCTGACGAAAACGGCTCAGGT
This window of the Comamonas testosteroni genome carries:
- a CDS encoding DNA cytosine methyltransferase; amino-acid sequence: MLTPQFVLALSAKLVIDLFAGGGGASTGIEQAIGRPVDDAINHDADAIGMHTINHPQTRHHRADIREVCPRTVTGGRPVGLLHASPDCTHHSQALGGQPRSTEIRSLAWIVIRWAGVTRPDVITLENVEQMLHWSRLIAKRDPATGRVITLDKITDVNGKTTYRVADPGERVPRRNQFLVPDKNQLGKTWDRFVQSLRDLGYKVEWRVICNADLGSHSTRTRLYMIARCDGLPIIWPEKTHAKKPVGKLKPHMPAADCIDWSIPGASIFGRKKDLAEATMRRIAHGMQKYVIGSKDPFIAPAAANAAFITKFNTGSVGVDLREPVPTVTAGGNPVRPGTGTTIGLVAASMVQVGYGERKGQEPRTMDMESAIGTMVAGSIKHAVASAYLVQAGHGEGSGATKRRSHGTNDITGSVGTVTASGGGQSLATAFMVQANGGFNTTPARDLREGMSTVTTSGSQQQLITAKLEQQSLSPEHEAGALRCAAFLMRYHGSGGQWSDLREPATTITTRDRLALVTVWLKGEPWVIVDITLRMLVPRELYNAQDFPPNYIIDRTAAGKLLTKTAQVRMAGNSVSPLPMRLIVAANYSEAGQLRKVA
- a CDS encoding phosphoadenosine phosphosulfate reductase family protein, yielding MVIKHVISVSGGKDSTALLALALERCPAENVVPIFCDTGNEHQAVYDYLIYLEQALGVSITRLKADFTERFAVRRMFIARDQRTRRDKSGRKVRWSNKAKRRALAVLHPSGNPFLDLCMLKGRFPSRKAQFCTEELKRNMAVEFQLGLLDQGHRVISWQGVRRDESAARRNAKMAERIGPGLRAFRPLVEWTAAQVFEFTGVRCIHPNPLYLQGADRVGCMPCINCSKSELRQISQRWPEHPKRISEWEHMVGQCSKRGYSTFFTDSNKAKDRRKVFADLNVWTRIEWAQTTRGGKQFDLLAQLNEPHACASSYGLCE
- a CDS encoding DUF7673 family protein; translation: MTASDIAYPALTHTEHDPLRVLAYFFILADGHSHGAARAAAGMLLSFYNGYRFQFDLTDLRVLDERHLQMALVLMKFDALIRREVHEHLNLMYGRTDFGMRFEHIAHKWRMKGKCKRDHLNPIERIALADPFKD